Proteins encoded in a region of the Gossypium arboreum isolate Shixiya-1 unplaced genomic scaffold, ASM2569848v2 Contig00198, whole genome shotgun sequence genome:
- the LOC128288295 gene encoding major pollen allergen Bet v 1-F/I-like, whose protein sequence is MGVVTYEFEVTSPVAPTRLFKAFVLEGAKVYPKAAPHAIKSVELEGDGKPGSIVKINFVEGLPFQYMKHMIGGYDENNLSYSYSLIEGGPLGDKLEKISYENQFVAAASGGSVCKSSIKFYTVGDYVITEDEIKALIQRSEVVYKAIEAYLLANTDACN, encoded by the exons ATGGGTGTTGTAACTTATGAATTTGAGGTAACCTCCCCAGTCGCCCCGACCAGGCTTTTCAAAGCCTTTGTTCTTGAAGGTGCCAAGGTTTACCCGAAGGCTGCCCCTCATGCAATTAAGAGTGTTGAGCTCGAAGGTGATGGTAAGCCAGGAAGTATTGTAAAGATCAACTTTGTTGAAG GTCTTCCATTCCAATATATGAAGCACATGATTGgaggatatgatgaaaacaattTGTCATACAGTTACAGCTTGATCGAAGGTGGACCTCTGGGGGacaagcttgagaaaatcagctatgagAACCAATTTGTGGCTGCTGCAAGTGGAGGAAGTGTTTGCAAGAGCTCGATCAAATTTTACACCGTTGGCGATTATGTAATCACTGAAGATGAAATCAaggctcttattcaaaggagtgAGGTAGTTTACAAGGCTATTGAAGCTTACCTCTTGGCTAACACCGATGCTTGCAACTAA